The Centroberyx gerrardi isolate f3 chromosome 12, fCenGer3.hap1.cur.20231027, whole genome shotgun sequence genome has a window encoding:
- the mettl25b gene encoding methyltransferase-like protein 25B has protein sequence MFTPSLSAEQQRKLAEKLTTFLSNYKHISDSYIIEFFTEDLWDTLPISWQPVLRDLSYPQIADLLLDATQRDRRYPAVWPLSLLAFRTAAHGLAFPRASRRERSGEEGAVKPEEFLDNQSQSSLLGHIFRKHVKPKKQHEIRKLGTLVKQLCDQTDCRTVVDVGSGQGHLTRFLSFGLGLSVTGIEADHALVAMASKFDGQLLWTLEKEKQKKNSSSQLSVSGPSPRHVAGWVNPKASWEVFIKQLSSAECVSEGTGPSKKRLRGSGQQGEPYALQAGSTDSDALRTVNPSPDFESAAQHQSSKNESGKESSSPKNCCPCVQPVCQEGVCPAEDGQPGFPDFFLTGLHACGDLSATLLRHFVSCPHVRGITSVACCYMKITTKENPSPPGLVEPPVPPTPDRITVPSEFGYPMSSWVRGLPGHQLSYKAREGACHAMEDYIRRLREESGLLRIHCYRATLETIVRGARPELRRAGIQTIKKAHLLPFTEYARLGLARVGLPAGLPLDPERAEAMLQQQGRVVVYFSLALLLAPLVETLVLLDRMIYLQENGVESQLVPLFDPDFSPRNFVLVALKPHVDREGQ, from the exons ATGTTTACACCAAGCCtttcagcagagcagcagaggaagctggcGGAAAAACTCACCACCTTTCTGTCTAATTACAAGCACATATCCGACTCCTACATAATT GAGTTCTTCACTGAAGATCTGTGGGACACTTTACCCATCAGCTGGCAGCCGGTGCTGCGCGACCTGTCGTATCCGCAGATCGCAGACCTGTTATTGGATGCTACACAGCGGGACAGAAG ATATCCGGCGGTTTGGCCTCTTTCCCTCTTGGCTTTCCGCACCGCAGCGCACGGGTTGGCGTTTCCCCGAGCGAGCCGGCGGGAGCGCAGCGGGGAAGAAGGCGCGGTGAAGCCCGAGGAGTTCCTGGATAACCAGAGTCAGAGCTCGCTGCTGGGGCACATCTTCAGGAAACACGTCAAACCCAAGAAACAGCACGAGATTCGCAAGCTGGGCACG TTGGTAAAACAACTTTGTGACCAGACTGACTGCAGGACTGTGGTGGATGTGGGATCTGGACAG GGCCATCTGACTCGTTTCCTGTCATTTGGCCTTGGACTTTCTGTCACGGGAATTGAGGCTGATCACGCATTGGTTGCTATGGCGTCCAAGTTTGATGGACAGTTACTATGGACCTTGGAGAAGGAAAAGCAGAAAAAG aATAGCTCCTCTCAGCTCTCAGTATCTGGACCTTCTCCTCGCCATGTGGCCGGTTGGGTAAACCCCAAGGCATCATGGGAGGTCTTCATCAAGCAGCTCAGCAGTGCTGAATGTGTTAGCGAAGGGACTGGACCCAGTAAGAAGAGGCTGCGGGGTTCTGGGCAGCAGGGAGAACCTTACGCGCTGCAGGCTGGTTCCACAGACTCCGATGCTCTCCGGACAGTAAATCCCTCACCGGACTTTGAATCGGCAGCGCAGCACCAGTCCAGCAAGAATGAGTCTGGAAAGGAGTCGTCATCACCCAAAAACTGTTGCCCGTGTgtccagcctgtctgtcaggaGGGTGTTTGCCCTGCGGAAGACGGCCAACCAGGCTTTCCAGACTTCTTCCTGACCGGTCTCCACGCCTGCGGTGACCTCAGCGCCACCCTCCTCCGCCACTTTGTCAGCTGCCCGCATGTACGCGGCATCACCTCCGTGGCCTGCTGctacatgaaaatcaccaccAAAGAAAACCCCTCCCCACCCGGACTGGTAGAACCTCCCGTTCCGCCGACGCCAGACCGCATAACGGTTCCCTCGGAGTTTGGCTACCCGATGAGCTCCTGGGTACGGGGGTTGCCGGGACACCAGCTGTCCTATAAGGCGCGAGAGGGGGCGTGTCATGCCATGGAGGACTACATACGgaggctgagggaggagagcgggTTGCTTAGGATACACTGTTACCGGGCAACGCTGGAGACGATTGTAAGGGGAGCGAGGCCGGAGCTGCGCAGGGCAGGAATCCAGACCATAAAGAAAGCCCACTTACTGCCTTTTACAGA gtACGCCCGTCTGGGTCTGGCCCGGGTCGGCCTGCCCGCCGGTCTGCCCCTGGACCCGGAGCGGGCGGAGGccatgctgcagcagcagggcagGGTGGTGGTCTACTTCAGCCTGGCTCTGCTGCTGGCTCCGCTGGTGGAGACGCTGGTGCTGCTGGACAGGATGATCTACCTGCAGGAGAACG gtgTGGAGAGTCAGCTGGTTCCTCTCTTCGACCCCGACTTCTCTCCCAGAAACTTTGTGCTGGTGGCGCTGAAGCCCCATGTGGACAGAGAAGGACAATGa
- the isg20l2 gene encoding interferon-stimulated 20 kDa exonuclease-like 2 — MSGIMINLGPSDESTLKKVPSENGNNRHKQFLKKRRFLERRGYLKGKQNKHNHKKGQSKQGHSHRDQTPWQNGAKHPPPPTATHNRNPPHAPSRTGATNSGSKPSASTNSSASLTVTVSNAGNLERSHKPIIAKSTTSTTTGSSVSNSHKPTAALPSGSKSVGNPTKYLAIDCEMVGTGPKGRVSQLARCSIVSYEGDVVYDKFIKPCVPVTDYRTRWSGIRWSDLVKATPYTEARKEILRLLVGKVVIGHAVHNDFKVLGYVHPAALTRDTSRIPLLNQKAGFPQTECASLKRLTKAIFNRDIQTGKKGHSSVEDAKATMELYRVVEAEWERSLASKSQAS; from the exons ATGTCGGGCATCATGATCAATTTAGGCCCTTCTGATGAGAGCACACTAAAGAAAGTTCCAtcagaaaatggaaataataGACACAAACAGTTTCTTAAGAAGAGGCGATTCTTGGAGCGAAGGGGCTACCTGAAAGgaaaacagaacaaacacaaCCACAAAAAGGGACAGTCCAAACAGGGGCACAGTCACCGCGACCAAACTCCTTGGCAAAATGGAGCGAAGCATCCGCCGCCTCCCACTGCCACACACAACAGAAATCCACCTCATGCACCCAGCAGAACCGGTGCTACGAACTCCGGCTCCAAGCCCTCAGCATCCACCAACAGCTCTGCATCCCTGACTGTCACTGTGTCCAACGCAGGCAACCTCGAACGGTCACACAAACCGATCATCGCAAAATcaaccaccagcaccaccaccgGCTCCTCAGTATCAAACAGCCATAAACCCACTGCCGCTCTCCCTAGTGGTTCAAAATCAGTCGGAAACCCCACTAAGTACCTTGCTATCGACTGTGAGATGGTGGGCACCGGCCCCAAAGGGCGCGTCAGTCAGCTGGCACGCTGCAGTATAGTGTCGTATGAAGGAGACGTGGTGTACGACAAGTTCATCAAGCCCTGTGTGCCTGTTACCGACTACCGCACCCGCTGGAGCGGCATCCGCTGGAGCGACCTGGTGAAGGCCACGCCGTACACTGAGGCCaggaaggag ATACTGAGGCTGCTGGTGGGGAAGGTGGTGATTGGCCACGCCGTCCACAACGACTTCAAGGTCCTGGGCTACGTCCACCCCGCCGCCCTGACCAGAGACACCTCCCGCATCCCGCTGCTCAACCAGAAGGCCGGCTTCCCCCAGACAGAGTGCGCCTCGCTGAAGAGACTCACCAAGGCCATATTCAACCGGGACATCCAG ACTGGGAAGAAGGGCCACTCTTCTGTGGAGGACGCCAAAGCCACCATGGAGCTGTACAGAGTGGTGGAGGCGGAGTGGGAGAGGAGTTTAGCCTCCAAATCGCAGGCCAGTTAG